The sequence CGGGTCGGGTAGGGGGCGCCGGCCATCCGGTCGAGATGGGCGCCCGCGTCCGAGCCGCCGAGCAGCACGTCCTCGTGCTGCCAGGTGCGCGCGCGCAGGGCCCAGGACTCGGGGTTGTTGTCCGTCGGCATCGGCCACAGGACGGTACGCAGGTCGTCGGCCGCGGCGATCTCCACGAGGACCGCGAAGGGCTCCCGGCCGCGCTCGGCCGCGATGTCCGCGACGACCCGGCCGGACAGGCCGTCGTTCGCGGGGGAGTAGGTGTCGCCGATGACGTAACGGCCGAAGTCCGTCAGCCGCAGCAGCACCCCGGCCGCCGGGTCGTGGGCCGCGGCCAGCAGCCGTGCCTGGACCGCCTCGTCGCGCAGCGCGTCGACCCGCGCGGCGATCGGCAGCCGCATGACCTCGCCCCAGCCGGGGATCAGGTGCAGGGCGCAGAAGGTGCCCAGGCTCATGTTCATCGGGACGAGCGTCGGCATCGTCAGCGCGATCACCCGGCCGCCCAGCTCGCGGGCCCGCCGGGACGCCTCCAGCTGGCGGGGCACTCGCAGCGGCGCCGCCGAGTCGATCGTGAGCACGTTCCAGTTCAGCGGCCGGCCGGCGGCGGCGGACAGCTCGGCGAGCAGCTCGATCTCGTCGTCGCTGAACATGTCCAGGCAGCCGGGGACGATGCCCTCCAGGAAGGTCCCCTCGTGCTCGCCGACGGCCCGCGCGAGCGCCAGCAGCTCGTCGCGCTCGGCCCAGCGGGACGCGACCGGCTGGCCGTCGCCGTCGCTGTGGGTCCCGGACAGGGTGGTGGACAGGCCCAGCGCGCCGGCCTCGAGCGCGGCGTGCAGGCCCGCGGCCATCGCGGCGACGGCGTCCCCGTCCGCGGCCGAGCCGATCGCCGCCGGGCCCATGACGTAGCGGCGCAGCGCGCAGTGCCCGAGCAGGAAACCCGCGTTGACGGCGGTCCGCCCGTCGAGCCCGTCGAGGTACTCGGCGAACGACTCCCAGCCCCAGGCGACGCCCGACTCCAGCGCCTGCAGCGGCATCCCCTCGACCCTGGCCATCATCCGGCGCAGGTAGTCGGCCTCGGCGGGGTCCGGGCGCCCGTCGCGCGGGCGCAGCGGGGCGAGCGTGAAGCCGCAGTTGCCGCCGAGCACTGTCGTCACGCCGTGCTGGCTGGACGGGCTGGCGCTCGGGTCCCACCACAGCTGGGCGTCGTAGTGGGTGTGCACGTCGATGAAGCCTGGGCAGACCACCTTGCCTGCGGCGTCGACGGTCTGGGCCGCGTCGCCGGCCGGCACCGAGCCGGGCGGGCCGACCGTCACGATCCGGCCGTCCCGCACGCCCACGTCGGCGGCGCGGGGCGGCGCCCCCGTTCCGTCGACGAGCTGTCCGCCGTGTACGACCAGGTCGAGCATGGTCGCCTCCTCCCACTCGCGATCCGACAGTAGTCCGGAACCTGACGGGCCGTCAGGTCCTTCGGGAGCGCCTGCCGCGACTGCCGCCCGGGCGATCGGGGACGGCGCCCCGTCGTGTGCTGACGAACGGTCAGGACTTCGCCGGATTTACTTTCGCCAAAGATGCAACCTGTTCTAGTCTGTGGCGGCGCTCACGTCACTACGGCGCCTGTCGTGACCGCCGGCGGCCCCGCGCGTCGGCACCGCTCACGGCTGCGCACGGCGGATTGTCAACCGGACGGCGCACGCCCCGGCCGCCGCGCGACCGGTCACAGGCCGACCGGTCACAGACCGACCGCAGGACTGACCACGGACGACGACCCACGGAGAGGTCCGATGGCCCGCAGAAGCTCCCGCCCGTGTCCCGAGAGGCCACACCCGCGCCGCGCCCGCCGTGGCCTGGCCGGGCTGCCGGTGCTCGCGGCAGCCAGCGCGCTGTTGCTCGTCATCGCTGGCTGCACCAGGTCCACGAACGAGACCGAGACCGGCGGTGGCGACGCCGGCGGGTCACCCACCTCGGCGGCGCCCGCCGCGGCCGCGGCCGGCGACTTCGGCACCGAGAAGGGGATCTGCGGCCCGGGCTCCGCCCGCACCGCGACCGGCCGTGGCGTGACCGCGTCCTCGATCACCATCGGCACCATGGGTGACCCCGGCAGCACCGTCACCCCGGGGCTCGGGCAGGAGTTCTTCGACGTCGCCGACGCGTTCGCCGCCTGGTGCAACAAGGCCGGCGGCATCAACGGGCGCAAGATCGTCGTCAACAAGCACGACGCCAAGCTCACCGATGTCGCGGCCCGCACCCTGGACGCCTGCCAGACCGACTTCATGTTGGTCGGCGGCGGCAACGTCCTGGACGCCCCAGGGGTCCAGCCGAGGATCGACTGCAAGCTCGGCGCGATCCCGGCCTATGGCGTCTCCCCGCAGTCGCTGAACGCCCCGCTCCAGCTGCGCGCGGCGCCGAACACCGCGAACCGTTACCCGGTCGCCGGGTTCCTCGCGATGGCCCGGATGTTCCCGGACGCGATGAACGCGATCGGCATCAGCGGCAGCTCGCTCGCGGACATCCGCCCGCAGGGCCTGCGGCTTCAGGAGGCGCTCACCCAGCTCGGCTACAAGGTGGCCGACTACCAGGAGCCGCCCGCGCTGGTGACGAACTGGCGCCCGTACGTCGAGGAGCTCAAGGGCAAGGGAGTCCAGGGCTACGAGGCGATCGGCGTCCAGGACCTGACCCCGGTGGTCACGGCGATGAACGACGTCGGCCTGAACCTCAAGTACATGATCATTGAGAACCAGCTCTACGACCCCAAGACCATCGCGGGAGCGAAGAGCACGAAGTTCCCGCCGACGTGGCTGGTCATGGACCACCTGCCGTTCGAGCTGGCCGCGCAGAGCCCGGTCACCCAGGAGGCCGTCGACCTCGTCCACGCCACGGTCCCGAACGCGAAGCTCACCGCCTTCACCGCGCTCGCGCTGAGCTCCTGGGTGCTGTGGGCCAAGTCGGCGACGGCGTGTGGCGACACCCTGACCGTCGACTGCGTCCTCGCGAAGGCGGGCACGCAGACCGCCTGGACCGCCGGCGGCCTCTACCCGAAGATCGACCTCAAGCCGGGTGAGCAGGAGGTCTCGCACTGCTACCTGCTGATGAAGGTCACGGCGGACGGCTTCGTCTACGACAAGACCGCGACGGCGCCCAACCAGGGCTTCTTCAACTGCTCGGACAAGAACGTCGTCACACTCACCAACCCGTTCACGGCATGACGGCGGGAGCGTTACCCGGGAGTGGACCTCGGCCGGTCAACTTCGCGGACATGCTGGAGCTGGTCGCGGGCGCCGTGCCCGACCGGCCCGCGCTGGTCGCGGGCGCGGTCCGGCTCACGTTCGGTGAGCTCGACGCGCGGGTCGACCGGGCGGCGCGGCTGCTGCGCGGCGCCGGGGTCCGGCCGGGCGACCACGTCGGGCTCTACGCGACGAACCGGGCCGAGTGGGTCGAGTCGATGTTCGCCTGCATGAAGCTGCGGGCGACCTCGATAAACATCAACTTCCGGTACGTCGTCGCGGAGCTGCGCTACCTGGTCGACAACGCAGACCTGGTGGCGCTCGTGGTCGAGCGGCGCTACCTGCCGACGGTCGCGGGCGTGCTCGCGGACGCCCCGGCGCTGCGGCTGGTCGTCGTGCTGGAGGACGGGACCGACCCGGCCGACGACGGCGGTCTCGCGGCCCTCACGGGCCCGGGCGGCGCGCTCGCCGACCGCGGGATCCGGCTGGCCGGCTACGAGGACACGCCGGCCGTAAACACCCCGGCCGACGACAGCCCGGTCCGGGTCCCGCGCAGCGGCGACGACCGGTTCATCCTCTACACGGGCGGTACCACCGGGATGCCCAAGGGCGTCATCTGGCGGCACGAGGACCTGTTCCACGCGGCCATCGGCCGTCCCCTCCCGGACGGCTCGGCGCCGCGGGAACTGGCCGACATCCTGGTGCACACGGCCAGCCCGCCGCTGCACTACCTGGTGATGGCCCCGCTGATGCACGGCGCCGCCGAGCTGTCGGTGCTGATCAGCATCGGCACCGCGGGGACGATCCTGCTCTGGTGCGGCCGGCACTTCGACCCCCACGACGTGCTGCGGCTGGCCGCCGACGAGCGGGCCAGCACGATGACCGTCGTCGGGGACGCGATGGCACGCCCGCTCGCCGACGCGCTCGCGGAAGCCCCCGGCCGCTACGACCTGTCGGGGCTGCTCGCGTTCTCGAACACCGGCGCGCCGATGTCCCCGCGGGTCCGGGCGGATCTCGCCGCCGCGCTGCCGAACGTCTTCCTGCTGGACTCCTACGGCGCCTCCGAGTTCGGCCACAACGGCTCCGCCGAGGCCGGCGGGAAGCGCCTGTTCCAGCTGACCCCGGACACGCTGGTCCTCGACGAGAGGCTGGAGCCGGTGGCACCGGGCTCGCCGGAGCCCGGCCGCATCGCCCGGCGCGGCAACATCCCGCTCGGCTACTACAAGGACGAGGCCAAGACCGCTTCGACCTTCCTGCGCGACGCCCGCGGGGTCCGCTGGGTGGTCCCCGGCGACCTCGCCCTCGTCCGCGCGGACGGCACCGTCGAGCTGCTCGGCCGGGGGAGCGCGGTGGTGAACACCGGCGGCGAGAAGGTCTTCCCGGACGAGGTCGAGGACGCGCTGAAGTCGCACGGTGCCGTGTTCGACACGGCGGTCGTCGGCGTCCCGGACGAGCGGTACGGCGAGCGGGTCGTCGCGCTGGTCGCCCTGCGGGAGGCCTCGCCCGGCGGCCCGCCGACGGTCGCCGACCTGATCGCGCACACCCGCCAGCGGGTGGCCGGCTACAAGGTGCCCAAGGAGATCCATCTCGTGGACGTGATCGCCCGTAACCCGGCCGGCAAGCCGGACACCGTCTGGGCCAGGACGACGGCACTGCGGCTCTCCCTCGCCGCGGCCGAAGCGCCGGCCGCCGCGCCGGCCCCAGCGGAGGTGAGCGCATGACCACCACGGCCGACCCGACCGTCACGCCCGCGCGGGCGCCGCAGGTCGGTGACCTCTACCGCCCGTCGTTCCTGCCGGACCTGCTGATCGCCGCGCTCGGGCGCAACCCGGACCGGCCGGCGGTCTACATCGGCGACGTCGCGCTCACCGCATCCGAGGTCGCCGCCGAGATCAGCCGGTACGCGCAGGCCTACGCGTCGGTCGGCCTGCGGGTCGGCAGCCGGACCGCGATGCTGTCGCCGAACCGGCCCGAGGTGCTGTTCGCGATGGGCGCGAACATGATCACCGGCTGCCGCTCGACGTCGCTGCACCCGCTCGGCTCGCTTGACGACCACGTCTACGTCCTCACCGACGCCGAGGTCGAGACGCTCGTCGTGGACGAGAAGTTCGCCGAGCGGGCGGCCGAGTACGTCCGCCGGGTGCCGACCCTGCGCCAGGTGGTCACCTTCGGGCCGACCGATCTCGGCCCCAACCTGCTGGAGCTCGCCGCCGGCTTCGAGCCGAAGCCGCTGAAGGCGCCGGACGTCGGCCCCGACGACGTCGGCGGCCTCACCTACACCGGCGGCACGACCGGCAAGCCCAAGGGCGTCATGGGCACCTACCGCGGCGCCGCCGCCATGACGAACATCCAGCTCACCGAGTGGCAGTGGCCCGACGAGCCACGGTTCCTGATGTGCACCCCGCTCAGCCACGCGGGGGCCGCCTTCTTCATCCCGGTGCTGCTGCGCGGCGGCTGCCTGGTGGTGCTGCCCGGCTTCGAGCCCGGCCTGGTGATCGAGGCCATCGAGAAGTACAAGATCAACTCGACCATGCTGGTCCCGACGATGATCTACGTCCTGCTCGACCACCCGAAGCTCGCCACCACGGACGTCTCCAGCCTGAAGACGATCTACTACGGTGCCGCCGCGATGTCGCCGACCCGGCTCGTCGAGGCGATCGGCCGGTTCGGCCCGATCTTCTTCCAGTACTACGGCCAGTCCGAGTCGCCGATGACGATCACTGTGCTGCGCAAGGAGGAGCACGACCTGTCCCGGCCCGAGCGGCTGGCCAGCTGCGGCCGGCCGGTGCCGTGGGTGCGGGTCGCACTGCTGGACGAGGACGGCAACGAGGTCCCGGACGGCGAGCCGGGGGAGATCTGCGTGCGGGGCCCGCTGAACTGCGGCGGCTACTGGAAGCTGCCCGAGCAGACGGCCG is a genomic window of Pseudofrankia inefficax containing:
- a CDS encoding N-acyl-D-amino-acid deacylase family protein gives rise to the protein MLDLVVHGGQLVDGTGAPPRAADVGVRDGRIVTVGPPGSVPAGDAAQTVDAAGKVVCPGFIDVHTHYDAQLWWDPSASPSSQHGVTTVLGGNCGFTLAPLRPRDGRPDPAEADYLRRMMARVEGMPLQALESGVAWGWESFAEYLDGLDGRTAVNAGFLLGHCALRRYVMGPAAIGSAADGDAVAAMAAGLHAALEAGALGLSTTLSGTHSDGDGQPVASRWAERDELLALARAVGEHEGTFLEGIVPGCLDMFSDDEIELLAELSAAAGRPLNWNVLTIDSAAPLRVPRQLEASRRARELGGRVIALTMPTLVPMNMSLGTFCALHLIPGWGEVMRLPIAARVDALRDEAVQARLLAAAHDPAAGVLLRLTDFGRYVIGDTYSPANDGLSGRVVADIAAERGREPFAVLVEIAAADDLRTVLWPMPTDNNPESWALRARTWQHEDVLLGGSDAGAHLDRMAGAPYPTRFLGDCLRGRRLVGLERAVAMMTGEPAAAFGLRGRGVVATGNAADLVVFDPATIDSEPARLVADLPSGAARLTAGSVGVEAVFVNGTRIVTGGRATGATPGTLLRSGRDTRTVSTR
- a CDS encoding ABC transporter substrate-binding protein, whose amino-acid sequence is MARRSSRPCPERPHPRRARRGLAGLPVLAAASALLLVIAGCTRSTNETETGGGDAGGSPTSAAPAAAAAGDFGTEKGICGPGSARTATGRGVTASSITIGTMGDPGSTVTPGLGQEFFDVADAFAAWCNKAGGINGRKIVVNKHDAKLTDVAARTLDACQTDFMLVGGGNVLDAPGVQPRIDCKLGAIPAYGVSPQSLNAPLQLRAAPNTANRYPVAGFLAMARMFPDAMNAIGISGSSLADIRPQGLRLQEALTQLGYKVADYQEPPALVTNWRPYVEELKGKGVQGYEAIGVQDLTPVVTAMNDVGLNLKYMIIENQLYDPKTIAGAKSTKFPPTWLVMDHLPFELAAQSPVTQEAVDLVHATVPNAKLTAFTALALSSWVLWAKSATACGDTLTVDCVLAKAGTQTAWTAGGLYPKIDLKPGEQEVSHCYLLMKVTADGFVYDKTATAPNQGFFNCSDKNVVTLTNPFTA
- a CDS encoding AMP-binding protein, coding for MTTTADPTVTPARAPQVGDLYRPSFLPDLLIAALGRNPDRPAVYIGDVALTASEVAAEISRYAQAYASVGLRVGSRTAMLSPNRPEVLFAMGANMITGCRSTSLHPLGSLDDHVYVLTDAEVETLVVDEKFAERAAEYVRRVPTLRQVVTFGPTDLGPNLLELAAGFEPKPLKAPDVGPDDVGGLTYTGGTTGKPKGVMGTYRGAAAMTNIQLTEWQWPDEPRFLMCTPLSHAGAAFFIPVLLRGGCLVVLPGFEPGLVIEAIEKYKINSTMLVPTMIYVLLDHPKLATTDVSSLKTIYYGAAAMSPTRLVEAIGRFGPIFFQYYGQSESPMTITVLRKEEHDLSRPERLASCGRPVPWVRVALLDEDGNEVPDGEPGEICVRGPLNCGGYWKLPEQTAELFRHGWLHTGDIARRDAEGFLYIVDRKKDMVISGGFNIFPREVEDVLATHPAVAAAAVIGVPDEKWGEAVKAVVVRRPGVTTPEDELTGELTALVRDRKGSHHAPKTIDYADSIPVSPLGKPDKKALRARYWSDTTRQVN
- a CDS encoding AMP-binding protein; amino-acid sequence: MTAGALPGSGPRPVNFADMLELVAGAVPDRPALVAGAVRLTFGELDARVDRAARLLRGAGVRPGDHVGLYATNRAEWVESMFACMKLRATSININFRYVVAELRYLVDNADLVALVVERRYLPTVAGVLADAPALRLVVVLEDGTDPADDGGLAALTGPGGALADRGIRLAGYEDTPAVNTPADDSPVRVPRSGDDRFILYTGGTTGMPKGVIWRHEDLFHAAIGRPLPDGSAPRELADILVHTASPPLHYLVMAPLMHGAAELSVLISIGTAGTILLWCGRHFDPHDVLRLAADERASTMTVVGDAMARPLADALAEAPGRYDLSGLLAFSNTGAPMSPRVRADLAAALPNVFLLDSYGASEFGHNGSAEAGGKRLFQLTPDTLVLDERLEPVAPGSPEPGRIARRGNIPLGYYKDEAKTASTFLRDARGVRWVVPGDLALVRADGTVELLGRGSAVVNTGGEKVFPDEVEDALKSHGAVFDTAVVGVPDERYGERVVALVALREASPGGPPTVADLIAHTRQRVAGYKVPKEIHLVDVIARNPAGKPDTVWARTTALRLSLAAAEAPAAAPAPAEVSA